In one Nocardioides sp. NBC_00368 genomic region, the following are encoded:
- a CDS encoding VOC family protein, whose amino-acid sequence MNALHIDYLELAVTDLPGSRTFYESAFGWSFNDYGGMYAGIVGPDGKDENGGMYASETPVAPLPLIRTTDLEAAVAAVEKAGGTIAEPPYDYPGGRRFIFTDPSGNRLGVYQPAK is encoded by the coding sequence ATGAATGCACTCCACATCGACTACCTCGAGCTCGCGGTCACCGACCTCCCGGGCTCGCGCACCTTCTACGAGTCCGCCTTCGGCTGGTCCTTCAACGACTACGGCGGGATGTACGCCGGGATCGTCGGGCCCGACGGCAAGGACGAGAACGGCGGGATGTACGCGTCGGAGACCCCGGTCGCGCCGCTCCCGCTGATCCGCACGACCGATCTGGAGGCCGCGGTGGCGGCTGTCGAGAAGGCCGGCGGGACGATCGCCGAGCCGCCCTACGACTACCCCGGCGGACGCCGGTTCATCTTCACCGACCCGTCCGGGAACCGGCTCGGCGTGTACCAGCCCGCGAAGTAG
- a CDS encoding MMPL family transporter, translated as MFHRLGTLVVRNPRRVLVIGLIALLGAIYLATSAFGKLDDAGFDDPASESSRAATALEEGFGNEAGFLLTVSADAGKVTEGAAAKDAQALVDRLRADDDLTDVVSYLDAPGPGMVSDDGAHGLISVGAKDPDGIDAAAVIDRYTDDTTSDGATTVHVGGQLAIFEEVGTQIGADLGLAEAIAIPLMIALLVLAFGNVVAAFVTIGVGGFAIAGTFAELSVLGNFTDVSIYALNLTTGLGLGLAVDYGLLMVARVREERAAGVSHADAVVRAVETAGRTIVFSATTVAVSLASLLVFPLYFLRSSAYAGIGVMVITAVVAVVLLPATITLLGDRIDALRVPGVRGLRGGAAPFWTRLAGFVTRRPWVALPVVAVLLAMAAPLAGIEFGTPDDRVLQTSAGSRQAGDLLRDEFGGDGTSPIRVVTTSTVDDESLATYAADLSLVDDVDRVDTRVGTYAEGALVSETPALPPGDGADELAVVNQLDRQSEEARDLVRDVRAVPTPEGTTALVGGGAAELLDSLDAIGAKLPYAVGGLAIAMVVILFLFTGSLIQPLRALVLNVIGLGATVGTTVVIFQEGLGADLLGFTAMPLNVSMVVLLLVIAFGLSMDYEVFVLGRITEMRRRGLGNVDAVVQGLAHTGRIVTTAAALIATSFFAFMVSEVSFMKFFGLGVGLAILIDAVLIRGVLLPAAMRMLGEAAWWAPRPLRRLHRKVGLSEEPVPVPV; from the coding sequence ATGTTCCACCGACTCGGCACCCTTGTGGTGCGAAATCCGCGCCGGGTCCTGGTGATCGGCCTGATCGCCCTCCTCGGCGCGATCTACCTGGCCACCTCGGCCTTCGGCAAGCTCGACGACGCCGGCTTCGACGACCCCGCCTCGGAGAGCAGCCGCGCGGCCACCGCGCTGGAGGAGGGCTTCGGCAACGAGGCCGGCTTCCTCCTGACCGTCAGCGCCGACGCCGGCAAGGTGACGGAGGGTGCCGCCGCGAAGGACGCCCAGGCGCTCGTCGACCGCCTCCGAGCCGACGACGACCTGACCGACGTCGTCTCCTACCTCGATGCGCCCGGGCCGGGCATGGTCTCGGACGACGGCGCCCACGGGCTGATCTCGGTCGGTGCCAAGGACCCCGACGGCATCGACGCCGCCGCGGTGATCGATCGCTACACCGACGACACCACGAGTGACGGCGCCACGACCGTCCACGTCGGTGGCCAGCTCGCGATCTTCGAGGAGGTCGGCACCCAGATCGGCGCCGACCTCGGTCTCGCCGAGGCGATCGCGATCCCCCTGATGATCGCGCTGCTGGTCCTCGCCTTCGGCAACGTCGTCGCTGCCTTCGTGACGATCGGGGTCGGCGGGTTCGCCATCGCCGGCACCTTCGCGGAGCTGTCGGTGCTCGGCAACTTCACCGACGTCTCGATCTACGCCCTCAACCTGACGACGGGCCTCGGCCTGGGCCTGGCGGTGGACTACGGCCTGCTGATGGTGGCAAGGGTCCGTGAGGAGCGGGCCGCCGGGGTGAGCCACGCCGACGCGGTCGTCCGCGCGGTGGAGACGGCCGGCCGGACCATCGTCTTCAGCGCCACCACGGTCGCCGTCTCACTGGCCTCGCTGCTCGTCTTCCCGCTCTACTTCCTGCGCTCCTCGGCGTACGCCGGGATCGGGGTCATGGTCATCACCGCCGTCGTCGCGGTGGTGCTGCTCCCCGCCACGATCACCCTCCTCGGCGACCGGATCGACGCCCTCCGCGTCCCGGGTGTGCGTGGTCTCCGCGGTGGTGCGGCTCCGTTCTGGACCCGCCTGGCCGGCTTCGTCACCCGGCGGCCCTGGGTCGCGCTCCCCGTCGTGGCCGTACTGCTCGCGATGGCCGCGCCCCTGGCGGGCATCGAGTTCGGCACTCCCGACGACAGGGTCCTGCAGACGTCCGCCGGGAGCCGCCAGGCCGGCGACCTGCTCCGTGACGAGTTCGGCGGCGACGGCACCAGCCCCATCCGCGTGGTGACCACCTCGACCGTCGACGACGAGAGCCTGGCGACGTACGCCGCCGACCTCTCGCTGGTCGACGACGTCGACCGCGTCGACACCCGCGTCGGGACGTACGCCGAGGGTGCGCTCGTCTCGGAGACCCCGGCCCTTCCGCCGGGCGACGGCGCGGACGAGCTCGCCGTCGTCAACCAGCTCGATCGCCAGTCCGAGGAGGCACGTGACCTGGTCCGTGACGTACGCGCCGTCCCGACGCCGGAGGGAACGACGGCGCTCGTCGGTGGTGGCGCCGCGGAGCTGCTGGACTCCTTGGACGCGATCGGCGCGAAGCTGCCGTACGCCGTCGGCGGGCTCGCGATCGCGATGGTGGTGATCCTGTTCCTGTTCACCGGCAGCCTGATCCAGCCGCTACGGGCGCTGGTGCTCAACGTCATCGGCCTGGGAGCGACCGTCGGCACGACCGTGGTGATCTTCCAGGAGGGTCTGGGCGCCGATCTCCTCGGCTTCACCGCGATGCCGCTCAACGTCTCGATGGTCGTGCTGCTGCTGGTCATCGCGTTCGGGCTGTCGATGGACTACGAGGTGTTCGTGCTCGGCCGGATCACCGAGATGCGCCGGCGCGGCCTGGGCAACGTCGACGCGGTCGTGCAGGGGCTGGCCCACACCGGTCGGATCGTCACCACGGCCGCCGCCCTGATCGCGACCAGCTTCTTCGCCTTCATGGTCAGCGAGGTCAGCTTCATGAAGTTCTTCGGGCTCGGCGTCGGGCTGGCGATCCTCATCGACGCGGTCCTGATCCGCGGCGTCCTCCTGCCCGCCGCCATGCGGATGCTCGGCGAGGCCGCCTGGTGGGCGCCGCGCCCGCTGCGCCGCCTGCACCGCAAGGTCGGGCTCAGCGAGGAGCCGGTCCCGGTCCCCGTCTGA
- a CDS encoding LCP family protein, with product MRKFVRRRLLTTLALGVVLALTAVLVPDAEVAEPRAELIATKWAKGLDVAKFTRKGGTIWVLAVGSDARPGQKVTRTRGDALHLIGFNPSTGYATDISIPRDSYVNIPGHGRDKINSALLYGGPKLMGRAVGDLVGVQPQYVFVTSFSGMSDMVIGIGGVDVDNPRAFSDPYVAPYGFKKGRIHINGPHSVDFARARKTLPGGDFDRSANQSRVIRGIHRKIVARQNDVGFMAKGVSLVMRKMHTTGLSGRDLYQLGHAVAAINPGKVRTCVVPGGIGNAGAASVVFPNVGAARAMGKDARHDGRLNRGCRG from the coding sequence ATGAGGAAGTTCGTACGCCGCCGCCTGCTGACCACGCTCGCGCTCGGTGTGGTGCTGGCGCTGACCGCCGTCCTGGTGCCCGACGCCGAGGTCGCCGAGCCGCGCGCCGAGCTGATCGCGACCAAGTGGGCCAAGGGCCTCGACGTCGCCAAGTTCACCCGCAAGGGCGGCACGATCTGGGTCCTGGCCGTCGGCTCGGACGCCCGCCCCGGCCAGAAGGTCACCCGGACCCGCGGCGACGCGCTGCACCTGATCGGGTTCAACCCCTCCACGGGATACGCGACCGACATCAGCATCCCGCGCGACTCCTACGTCAACATCCCCGGCCACGGGCGCGACAAGATCAACTCGGCGCTGCTCTACGGCGGCCCGAAGCTGATGGGCCGCGCCGTCGGCGACCTGGTCGGCGTGCAGCCGCAGTACGTCTTCGTCACCTCCTTCTCCGGCATGAGCGACATGGTGATCGGGATCGGCGGCGTCGACGTCGACAACCCGCGCGCCTTCAGCGATCCGTACGTCGCGCCCTACGGCTTCAAGAAGGGCCGGATCCACATCAACGGACCGCACTCGGTCGACTTCGCGCGAGCCCGCAAGACGCTGCCCGGCGGTGACTTCGACCGCTCGGCCAACCAGTCGCGGGTCATCCGCGGCATCCACCGCAAGATCGTCGCCCGGCAGAACGACGTCGGCTTCATGGCCAAGGGCGTCTCGCTGGTGATGCGGAAGATGCACACCACCGGCCTCTCCGGCCGCGACCTCTACCAGCTCGGCCACGCGGTCGCGGCGATCAACCCCGGCAAGGTCCGCACCTGCGTCGTCCCCGGCGGGATCGGCAACGCCGGCGCCGCGAGTGTCGTCTTCCCCAACGTCGGGGCGGCTCGGGCGATGGGCAAGGATGCGCGTCACGACGGCCGGCTCAACCGTGGCTGCCGCGGCTGA
- a CDS encoding MazG-like family protein, with the protein MTDATPALLAYLSRWLDESRGDRDAEAVLWGRVAKVSEEAGEAIAGLVAATGQDPRLSSLLGSTHSYDDVVDGFLDVAITAMTAVEHAGAPT; encoded by the coding sequence ATGACCGACGCTACGCCGGCTCTGCTCGCGTATCTGTCCCGGTGGCTCGACGAGTCCCGGGGCGATCGCGACGCGGAAGCCGTTCTCTGGGGGAGAGTCGCGAAGGTGAGCGAAGAGGCCGGCGAAGCCATCGCCGGACTGGTCGCAGCCACCGGGCAGGATCCCCGACTGAGCTCATTGCTGGGAAGCACCCACAGCTACGACGACGTCGTCGATGGGTTCCTCGACGTCGCCATCACCGCGATGACCGCGGTCGAGCACGCGGGCGCCCCCACCTAG
- a CDS encoding acetoacetate decarboxylase family protein yields the protein MHGSMWLSVYRLAHDVDERHPKGIYAVALVDYTEPSPLTYHELLSARVITASNGKKAVSVVDIWVDSPDSVAGGRTLWAIPKGLAKFSGGSSEKGPLATHTWEASNDDGPIATARFNDVTRLAPRIPMQGNVEQPGIEEHPDTAWLTMKGGAKLLPARGTWTFDPDGPLAYLRDATKIGSFRGKGFEVDFG from the coding sequence ATGCACGGATCGATGTGGCTCTCGGTCTACCGGCTCGCTCACGACGTCGACGAGCGGCACCCGAAGGGGATCTACGCCGTCGCCCTGGTCGACTACACCGAGCCGAGCCCGCTGACCTACCACGAGCTCCTCTCCGCCCGGGTGATCACCGCGTCCAACGGGAAGAAGGCGGTGAGCGTGGTCGACATCTGGGTGGACTCCCCCGACTCCGTGGCCGGCGGCCGTACGTTGTGGGCGATCCCGAAGGGCCTGGCCAAGTTCAGCGGAGGGTCGTCCGAGAAGGGGCCGCTGGCGACCCACACCTGGGAGGCGAGCAACGACGACGGGCCGATCGCGACGGCCAGGTTCAACGACGTCACCCGGCTCGCGCCGCGCATCCCGATGCAGGGCAACGTCGAGCAGCCCGGCATCGAGGAGCACCCCGACACCGCGTGGCTCACCATGAAGGGCGGCGCCAAGCTCCTCCCCGCCCGCGGCACCTGGACGTTCGACCCCGACGGCCCCCTCGCCTACCTCCGCGACGCCACCAAGATCGGCTCCTTCCGCGGCAAGGGCTTCGAGGTCGACTTCGGCTGA
- a CDS encoding alpha/beta fold hydrolase, with protein sequence MSSLYVTTTDGLRLAVTDFGSSGDTRPTLVCVHGYPDNSSVWLPLVRILGGELRIVTYDVRGHGSSQAPATRDGYLIEQLNADLEAVIDAVSPSAPVHLLAHDWGSTQTWEAVAGNVPSERIASFTSISGPSLDQAGAWLRTPGRTARGVLQRLKQGVESTYIGFFQAPLLPELAWRSGVLDRIVGGSSVDRTQADRINGLELYRANAIARMGRPQPRPVHVPVQVIAPIGDAYVSRALAAEAPKPYVADLTVHEVRGSHWVVADHPERIAPLVRDFVAAHE encoded by the coding sequence GTGAGCAGCCTTTACGTGACGACCACCGACGGGCTCCGGCTGGCCGTCACCGACTTCGGGTCTTCCGGTGACACCCGCCCGACGCTCGTCTGCGTCCACGGCTACCCCGACAACTCCAGCGTCTGGCTGCCGCTGGTGAGGATCCTGGGCGGTGAGCTGCGGATCGTGACCTACGACGTACGCGGCCACGGGAGCTCGCAGGCTCCGGCCACGCGCGACGGCTACCTGATCGAGCAGCTCAACGCCGACCTGGAGGCCGTCATCGACGCGGTCAGCCCGTCGGCGCCGGTGCACCTGCTCGCCCACGACTGGGGCTCGACCCAGACCTGGGAGGCGGTCGCCGGCAACGTACCGTCCGAGCGGATCGCGTCGTTCACCTCGATCTCGGGGCCGAGCCTCGACCAGGCCGGGGCCTGGCTGCGTACGCCCGGGAGGACCGCCCGCGGTGTCCTCCAGCGCCTCAAACAGGGTGTCGAGTCGACCTACATCGGCTTCTTCCAGGCGCCGCTGCTTCCCGAGCTCGCCTGGCGCTCCGGGGTCCTCGACCGGATCGTCGGCGGCTCCTCCGTCGACCGCACCCAGGCCGACCGGATCAACGGCCTCGAGCTCTATCGCGCCAACGCGATCGCCCGGATGGGTCGCCCGCAGCCGCGACCGGTCCACGTCCCGGTCCAGGTGATCGCGCCGATCGGCGACGCCTACGTCAGCCGCGCGCTCGCGGCCGAGGCCCCGAAGCCGTATGTGGCCGACCTGACGGTCCACGAGGTCAGGGGCTCGCACTGGGTGGTCGCCGACCACCCCGAGCGGATCGCGCCGCTGGTGCGCGACTTCGTCGCCGCGCACGAGTGA
- a CDS encoding DUF4287 domain-containing protein: MTDQVKGPASYFPSIEKKYGRPIAEWQQIIRTCGITKHMQIVAHLKSEYGLGHGHANALVAHTLAEGL; encoded by the coding sequence ATGACCGACCAGGTGAAGGGCCCCGCCTCCTACTTCCCGTCCATCGAGAAGAAGTACGGCCGCCCGATCGCGGAGTGGCAGCAGATCATCCGCACCTGCGGGATCACCAAGCACATGCAGATCGTGGCCCACCTCAAGAGCGAGTACGGCCTCGGCCACGGTCACGCCAACGCCCTCGTCGCCCACACGCTCGCCGAGGGCCTGTGA
- a CDS encoding multifunctional oxoglutarate decarboxylase/oxoglutarate dehydrogenase thiamine pyrophosphate-binding subunit/dihydrolipoyllysine-residue succinyltransferase subunit, with protein sequence MSSGTPSPNTADIPAEFGANEWLVEEMYDQYTKDPSSVDPVWVKFFETNGQPGASPNGATAAPATPAAKSPVPTAPADAPANAPAPTTPASTEAPAAKAAPAPKAKPRPDAQAAEPAKGTATPTPKDAPKPTAVAVTDEPTYTTLRGIPAATAKNMDVSLSVPTATSVRNMPVKLLWDNRTVINNHLKRARGGKVSFTHLIGYAIIKAIKAMPAMNNTYAEIDGKPTMVTPPHINLGLAIDQQKKDGTRQLVAPSIKGCELMDFAGFWTAYEDIVRKAKDNKLSMADYSGTTVSLTNVGGIGTNNSVPRLMQGQAAIIGVGSMDYPPEFQGASPSKLAQNAVSRIMTMTSTYDHRVIQGAQSGEFLATVHKLLLGENDFYDEIFASLRIPYEPIRWNQDIDTTHDDQISKQVKVGEIIHAHRVRGHMMADTDPLEYKQRSHPDLQIESHGLTLWDLDREFPVGSFAGGRKPFMKLREILGVLRDSYVRTTGIEYMHIQDPEQRRWIQDRVERPYDKTPRQEQLRILSKLNEAEAFETFLQTKFVGQKRFSLEGGETAIPVIDEVCEAAAEAGLDEVTIGMAHRGRLNVLANIVGKSYNQIFREFEGNIDPRTVQGSGDVKYHLGAEGEFLSDLGDTIKVSVAANPSHLETVDPVLEGIARAKQDVLDQGAVFPVLPLLVHGDAAFAGQGVVAETLNLSQLRGYRTGGTVHLVINNQVGFTTSPGSSRSSLYATDVARMVQAPIFHVNGDDPEACVRVARLAFEYRQAFNKDVVIDLICYRRRGHNEGDDPSFTQPMMYDLIEQKRSVRKLYTESLIGRGDITIEEAEQVLAAYQARLEQVFTEVREADKMPQAWETVPDYPEKPAGETVTAITTDVLKRIADAYVTPPEGFTVHPKVMPQLQRRATAITEGNIDWGTGEILAFGSLLLDGRPVRLAGQDSRRGTFASRFATIIDRKNADEWTPLNNLTEEQAKFYVYDSLLSEYAALGFEYGYSVARPEALVIWEAQFGDFVNGAQSVIDEYISAGKTKWGQDSGVVLLLPHGYEGQGADHSSARIERFLTLCADEAMVVAQPSTPASYFHLLRTHTLGAEHRPLIVFTPKSMLRRKEAASQPADFTSGSFQPVIGDSEADASKVKTVLVVSGRLTWDLAVERKKRSREDVAIIRVEQLYPWPTEQLAAELAKYPDAKVKWVQDEPYNQGPWPSYYLNVVPELGREVEPITRPASSTTAVGTIKRHTVEQKELIERAFA encoded by the coding sequence GTGTCCTCAGGCACCCCGTCCCCCAACACTGCCGACATCCCCGCGGAATTCGGCGCCAACGAGTGGCTGGTCGAGGAGATGTACGACCAGTACACGAAGGATCCGAGCAGTGTTGACCCCGTGTGGGTGAAGTTCTTCGAGACCAACGGACAGCCTGGCGCGTCGCCGAACGGGGCCACCGCGGCCCCGGCCACGCCTGCTGCCAAGTCTCCGGTCCCGACCGCTCCGGCCGACGCTCCGGCCAACGCGCCCGCGCCGACCACCCCCGCCTCGACCGAGGCGCCGGCCGCCAAGGCGGCTCCGGCCCCCAAGGCCAAGCCGCGCCCGGACGCCCAGGCCGCCGAGCCGGCCAAGGGCACCGCGACGCCCACCCCGAAGGACGCCCCGAAGCCGACCGCCGTCGCCGTCACCGACGAGCCGACCTACACCACGCTGCGCGGCATCCCCGCCGCCACGGCCAAGAACATGGACGTGTCGCTCTCGGTGCCGACCGCGACCTCCGTGCGCAACATGCCGGTCAAGCTGCTGTGGGACAACCGCACCGTCATCAACAACCACCTCAAGCGCGCCCGCGGCGGCAAGGTCTCCTTCACCCACCTCATCGGCTACGCCATCATCAAGGCGATCAAGGCGATGCCGGCGATGAACAACACCTACGCCGAGATCGACGGCAAGCCCACGATGGTCACCCCGCCGCACATCAACCTCGGCCTGGCCATCGACCAGCAGAAGAAGGACGGCACCCGCCAGCTCGTCGCTCCGTCCATCAAGGGCTGCGAGCTGATGGACTTCGCCGGCTTCTGGACCGCCTACGAGGACATCGTCCGCAAGGCCAAGGACAACAAGCTGTCCATGGCCGACTACTCCGGCACCACGGTCAGCCTGACCAACGTCGGCGGCATCGGCACCAACAACTCGGTGCCGCGGCTGATGCAGGGCCAGGCCGCGATCATCGGCGTCGGCTCGATGGACTACCCGCCCGAGTTCCAGGGTGCCTCCCCCTCGAAGCTCGCCCAGAACGCGGTCTCGCGGATCATGACGATGACCTCGACGTACGACCACCGGGTCATCCAGGGCGCGCAGTCGGGTGAGTTCCTGGCCACCGTGCACAAGCTCCTGCTCGGCGAGAACGACTTCTACGACGAGATCTTCGCGTCGCTGCGGATCCCCTACGAGCCGATCCGCTGGAACCAGGACATCGACACCACCCACGACGACCAGATCTCCAAGCAGGTCAAGGTCGGCGAGATCATCCACGCCCACCGCGTGCGTGGTCACATGATGGCCGACACCGACCCGCTGGAGTACAAGCAGCGTTCGCACCCCGACCTGCAGATCGAGTCGCACGGGCTGACCCTGTGGGACCTCGACCGCGAGTTCCCGGTCGGCTCCTTCGCCGGCGGCCGCAAGCCGTTCATGAAGCTGCGCGAGATCCTCGGTGTCCTGCGTGACTCCTACGTCCGCACGACCGGCATCGAGTACATGCACATCCAGGACCCCGAGCAGCGCCGGTGGATCCAGGACCGCGTCGAGCGGCCCTACGACAAGACCCCGCGCCAGGAGCAGCTCCGGATCCTGTCGAAGCTCAACGAGGCCGAGGCCTTCGAGACCTTCCTGCAGACGAAGTTCGTCGGTCAGAAGCGCTTCTCCCTCGAGGGCGGCGAGACCGCGATCCCGGTCATCGACGAGGTATGCGAGGCCGCTGCCGAGGCCGGTCTGGACGAGGTCACGATCGGTATGGCCCACCGCGGTCGCCTCAACGTGCTCGCCAACATCGTCGGTAAGTCCTACAACCAGATCTTCCGCGAGTTCGAGGGCAACATCGACCCACGCACGGTCCAGGGCTCCGGCGACGTGAAGTACCACCTCGGTGCCGAGGGCGAGTTCCTCTCCGACCTGGGCGACACGATCAAGGTCTCCGTGGCCGCGAACCCGTCCCACCTCGAGACCGTAGACCCGGTCCTGGAGGGCATCGCCCGCGCCAAGCAGGACGTGCTCGACCAGGGCGCGGTCTTCCCGGTCCTGCCGCTGCTGGTCCACGGTGACGCCGCCTTCGCCGGCCAGGGTGTGGTCGCGGAGACGCTCAACCTGTCCCAGCTGCGTGGCTACCGCACCGGTGGCACCGTCCACCTGGTCATCAACAACCAGGTCGGGTTCACCACCTCGCCGGGCTCCTCCCGCTCCTCGCTCTACGCGACCGACGTCGCGCGGATGGTCCAGGCGCCGATCTTCCACGTGAACGGCGACGACCCGGAGGCCTGCGTGCGGGTCGCGCGGCTCGCCTTCGAATACCGCCAGGCGTTCAACAAGGACGTCGTCATCGACCTCATCTGCTACCGCCGTCGCGGTCACAACGAGGGCGACGACCCGTCGTTCACCCAGCCGATGATGTACGACCTGATCGAGCAGAAGCGATCGGTCCGCAAGCTCTACACCGAGTCGCTGATCGGTCGTGGTGACATCACGATCGAGGAGGCGGAGCAGGTGCTGGCCGCCTACCAGGCCCGCCTGGAGCAGGTCTTCACCGAGGTCCGCGAGGCCGACAAGATGCCGCAGGCCTGGGAGACCGTCCCGGACTACCCGGAGAAGCCTGCCGGCGAGACCGTCACCGCGATCACCACCGACGTGCTGAAGCGGATCGCCGATGCGTACGTCACCCCGCCGGAGGGCTTCACCGTCCACCCGAAGGTGATGCCGCAGCTGCAGCGTCGTGCCACCGCGATCACCGAGGGCAACATCGACTGGGGCACCGGCGAGATCCTCGCCTTCGGTTCGCTCCTGCTCGACGGCCGTCCGGTGCGCCTGGCCGGTCAGGACTCGCGACGCGGCACCTTCGCCTCGCGCTTCGCGACCATCATCGACCGCAAGAACGCCGATGAGTGGACCCCGCTCAACAACCTGACCGAGGAGCAGGCGAAGTTCTACGTCTACGACTCGCTGCTCTCCGAGTACGCCGCCCTCGGCTTCGAGTACGGCTACTCGGTCGCGCGTCCCGAGGCTCTGGTCATCTGGGAGGCGCAGTTCGGTGACTTCGTCAACGGCGCCCAGTCGGTGATCGACGAGTACATCTCGGCCGGCAAGACCAAGTGGGGCCAGGACTCCGGCGTCGTGCTGCTGCTGCCGCACGGCTACGAGGGCCAGGGCGCCGACCACTCCTCGGCGCGCATCGAGCGGTTCCTCACCCTGTGCGCCGACGAGGCCATGGTGGTGGCTCAGCCGTCGACCCCCGCGTCCTACTTCCACCTGCTGCGTACGCACACGCTCGGTGCCGAGCACCGTCCGCTGATCGTCTTCACCCCGAAGTCGATGCTGCGCCGCAAGGAGGCCGCCTCGCAGCCGGCCGACTTCACCTCGGGCTCGTTCCAGCCGGTCATCGGCGACTCCGAGGCGGACGCCTCGAAGGTCAAGACCGTGCTGGTCGTCTCCGGCCGCCTGACCTGGGACCTCGCCGTCGAGCGCAAGAAGCGGAGCCGCGAGGACGTCGCGATCATCCGCGTCGAGCAGCTCTACCCGTGGCCGACCGAGCAGCTCGCCGCCGAGCTCGCGAAGTACCCCGACGCCAAGGTCAAGTGGGTCCAGGACGAGCCCTACAACCAGGGCCCGTGGCCGAGCTACTACCTCAACGTGGTTCCCGAGCTGGGTCGCGAGGTCGAGCCGATCACCCGCCCGGCCTCCTCCACCACCGCCGTCGGCACCATCAAGCGGCACACGGTCGAGCAGAAGGAGCTCATCGAGCGCGCCTTCGCCTGA
- a CDS encoding RNA 2'-phosphotransferase, protein MDKTDVRRSKRLSQVLRHQPGSVGIELDPHGWVDLSTLLDALAAHGSPMTRDDVDRVVRGNDKQRFEIDTTLERIRARQGHTVEVDLDLAPSEPPALLFHGTPRGNVDSIHTTGLDRRQRHHIHLSPDRDTAERVGARRGDFVVFRVDAAKMYADGLVFWCTGNNVWLTDAVPSTYLTLDL, encoded by the coding sequence ATGGACAAGACAGACGTACGCCGCTCGAAGCGGCTCTCACAGGTGCTCAGGCACCAACCCGGTTCCGTGGGCATCGAGCTGGACCCGCACGGCTGGGTCGATCTGTCCACTCTTCTCGATGCCCTCGCCGCCCACGGCTCCCCGATGACTCGCGATGACGTCGACCGAGTCGTACGCGGCAACGACAAGCAGCGCTTCGAGATCGACACGACGCTCGAGCGGATCCGTGCGAGGCAGGGACACACCGTCGAGGTCGACCTGGACCTCGCTCCCTCCGAACCGCCGGCGCTGCTCTTCCACGGCACACCGCGCGGCAACGTCGACTCGATCCACACCACCGGCCTCGACCGCCGTCAGCGGCATCACATACACCTCTCACCCGACCGCGATACCGCCGAGCGCGTTGGCGCCCGCCGCGGCGACTTCGTCGTCTTCCGGGTAGACGCGGCCAAGATGTACGCCGACGGGCTCGTCTTTTGGTGCACCGGCAACAACGTCTGGCTGACGGACGCGGTGCCTTCGACCTATCTCACGCTGGATCTCTGA
- a CDS encoding lysophospholipid acyltransferase family protein has translation MDISYPVTIAAARTWFKLGDIKINMTGAEHIPEKGGALLAINHLSFVDYIMAGFPGAERGRLTRFIAKKEVFDHPVGGPVMRSFHHIPIDRSYGAAGMKKAVEYLQNGEVVGIFPEATISRSFLIKDLKTGTVRIAADAGVPLIPVVLWGTQRIMTKGQKVDLSRHKTIGIEIGPPLPVTGEDPAAETAALRSQMEAMLDRLIKAHPAEEQPPGSWWLPKAYGGSAPTLEEAEAMYAEERRLRAQRKAAKRKS, from the coding sequence ATGGACATCAGCTATCCGGTCACGATCGCCGCGGCCCGCACCTGGTTCAAGCTCGGCGACATCAAGATCAACATGACCGGCGCGGAGCACATCCCCGAGAAGGGCGGTGCCCTGCTGGCGATCAACCACCTCTCCTTCGTCGACTACATCATGGCCGGGTTCCCCGGCGCCGAGCGCGGCCGGCTGACCCGGTTCATCGCCAAGAAGGAGGTCTTCGACCACCCTGTCGGCGGCCCCGTGATGCGCTCGTTCCACCACATCCCGATCGACCGCAGCTACGGCGCGGCCGGGATGAAGAAGGCCGTCGAATACCTCCAGAACGGCGAGGTCGTCGGGATCTTCCCCGAGGCCACGATCTCGCGCTCGTTCCTGATCAAGGACCTCAAGACCGGCACCGTACGCATCGCCGCCGACGCCGGCGTCCCGCTGATCCCCGTCGTGCTGTGGGGCACCCAGCGGATCATGACCAAGGGCCAGAAGGTCGACCTGTCGCGTCACAAGACGATCGGCATCGAGATCGGCCCGCCGCTGCCGGTGACCGGCGAGGACCCGGCAGCCGAGACCGCGGCGCTGCGGTCGCAGATGGAGGCCATGCTCGACCGGCTGATCAAGGCGCACCCCGCCGAGGAGCAGCCCCCGGGCTCGTGGTGGCTGCCGAAGGCATACGGCGGCTCGGCCCCCACGCTGGAGGAGGCCGAGGCGATGTACGCCGAGGAGCGCCGGCTTCGGGCGCAGCGGAAGGCCGCGAAGCGGAAGTCCTAG